In Halapricum desulfuricans, a single window of DNA contains:
- a CDS encoding TorD/DmsD family molecular chaperone, with the protein MAATASDAEFLRARAAVYDLLAAAFDGDVERLTAAMADGSFRELASALPVEPDVGPLVVEDPDPEALSIGYDNLFVVPGPHYVPPFASAHADEPSHEFESDSAFHEAGSAGELYGDPAARMARRYERLGFTPERGDGIPDHLAVQLSFLSSLAAARADADDLTTRDELRELEGETLAAMGWLDAFDESVADQDRAEGVFAALTRLTRTIVAWDAKRARSEAEADCDEDESRPTSSG; encoded by the coding sequence ATGGCCGCGACTGCATCGGACGCCGAGTTCCTCCGGGCGCGGGCCGCCGTCTACGACCTGCTGGCGGCGGCGTTTGACGGAGACGTCGAGAGGCTGACGGCGGCGATGGCCGACGGCTCCTTTCGCGAGTTGGCGTCGGCCCTGCCGGTCGAACCGGACGTCGGCCCGCTGGTCGTCGAGGACCCCGACCCTGAGGCGCTGTCGATCGGCTACGACAACCTCTTTGTCGTGCCCGGCCCCCACTACGTGCCGCCCTTTGCCTCCGCGCACGCCGACGAGCCGAGCCACGAGTTCGAGTCCGACTCGGCCTTTCACGAGGCCGGCAGCGCGGGCGAACTGTACGGCGATCCCGCTGCCCGGATGGCTCGCCGCTACGAGCGACTCGGCTTCACGCCCGAGCGGGGCGACGGCATCCCGGATCACCTCGCCGTCCAGCTGTCGTTCCTGTCGTCGCTCGCGGCGGCGCGAGCGGACGCCGACGACCTGACGACGCGGGACGAACTCCGGGAACTCGAAGGTGAGACGCTCGCGGCGATGGGCTGGCTTGACGCCTTCGACGAGAGCGTCGCCGATCAGGACCGGGCCGAGGGCGTCTTCGCGGCGCTCACACGGCTCACGCGAACGATCGTCGCATGGGACGCAAAGCGAGCGCGTAGCGAAGCCGAGGCTGATTGTGACGAAGACGAGAGTCGGCCGACAAGCTCCGGCTGA
- a CDS encoding TorD/DmsD family molecular chaperone, which produces MTDNTIETTALARLYSLLSECLKHPDEAFYEDISAGRFDAEREQLLSALGLDTEAAPSAEQLPDSQAAFDNQYIALFEALETPYAPPVESPYKEWHEGAGSDGLLGGPPADDMRRKYATLNVSPPAAYQPDHLALLLEYASLLVESGDRDAYATFVDEHLDWLPALRRCVDGAGADAPFYRRTVALVCEAVAAERDRLGVPEPDSATIATMLNRVEQGTAGIDEEKSFRE; this is translated from the coding sequence ATGACCGACAACACGATCGAAACGACGGCGCTGGCACGGCTGTATTCGCTGCTCTCGGAGTGTCTGAAGCACCCGGACGAGGCGTTCTACGAGGACATCTCGGCAGGTCGTTTCGACGCCGAACGCGAGCAGTTGCTCTCGGCGCTCGGCCTCGACACGGAGGCGGCTCCCTCAGCCGAGCAGTTGCCGGACAGTCAAGCAGCGTTCGACAACCAGTACATCGCGCTGTTCGAAGCCCTCGAGACGCCCTACGCGCCGCCGGTCGAATCGCCATACAAGGAGTGGCACGAGGGTGCTGGCAGTGACGGACTGCTCGGCGGACCGCCCGCCGACGACATGCGCCGGAAGTACGCAACGCTCAACGTCTCGCCCCCGGCCGCGTACCAGCCCGACCACCTCGCGCTGCTGCTGGAGTACGCCTCGCTGCTGGTCGAGAGCGGTGATCGAGACGCCTACGCGACGTTTGTCGACGAGCATCTGGACTGGCTACCGGCGCTGCGGCGCTGCGTCGACGGCGCTGGCGCCGACGCGCCGTTCTACCGTCGTACCGTCGCACTGGTCTGTGAGGCCGTCGCTGCCGAGCGGGATCGCCTGGGCGTGCCCGAACCCGACTCGGCGACTATCGCGACGATGCTCAACCGCGTCGAGCAAGGAACCGCAGGCATCGACGAGGAAAAATCGTTCAGAGAGTGA
- a CDS encoding cytochrome b/b6 domain-containing protein: MSAARTRATIERFNSVQVYVHALLAISIFVLWLTGLPLTFNEPLGWLIEVFGYANVIDIHIAAGVVLIATMLYYGVYLALGLVTGASTWKHFMFGVDDIYEVVAQLKWLAGLGPEPESGKYTFLQKAEIWIIAFEVGVMIVTGLLLWMLGMLQSTSPNLPMLIMRDVHAIVAVTMLMGVSFHLFMTHVKEFPMDGSMFHGQVDVGRACNEWQQWAKDSIGSSTLPCDERTHSTILTSGMVFTMLLFFVIWTGVILQYVFSPLPTGPSLTQTIAPNTLPGGTLGLVYLVGLNLAALVCIVSVFAIGYGLYVRFAERTAA, encoded by the coding sequence ATGAGTGCGGCGAGAACCCGGGCGACGATCGAGCGGTTCAACAGCGTGCAAGTGTACGTCCACGCGCTACTGGCGATCAGCATCTTCGTGCTGTGGCTGACGGGCCTGCCGCTGACGTTCAACGAGCCGCTCGGCTGGCTCATCGAGGTGTTCGGGTACGCGAACGTCATCGACATCCACATCGCCGCGGGCGTCGTCCTGATCGCCACGATGCTGTACTACGGCGTGTACCTTGCGCTGGGCCTCGTGACCGGTGCCTCGACGTGGAAACACTTCATGTTCGGCGTCGACGACATCTACGAGGTCGTCGCGCAACTCAAGTGGCTGGCCGGACTGGGACCGGAACCCGAGTCCGGGAAGTATACGTTCCTCCAGAAGGCGGAGATCTGGATCATCGCCTTCGAGGTCGGCGTGATGATCGTCACCGGGCTGCTGCTGTGGATGCTGGGTATGTTACAGTCAACGTCACCGAACCTGCCAATGTTGATCATGCGCGACGTCCACGCGATCGTCGCCGTGACGATGTTGATGGGCGTCTCGTTCCATCTGTTCATGACCCACGTCAAGGAGTTCCCGATGGACGGATCGATGTTCCACGGACAGGTCGACGTCGGGCGCGCCTGCAACGAGTGGCAGCAGTGGGCCAAAGACAGTATCGGCAGCTCGACGCTTCCCTGCGACGAACGGACACACTCGACGATTCTGACTTCCGGCATGGTCTTCACGATGTTGCTGTTCTTTGTCATCTGGACCGGCGTCATCCTCCAGTACGTCTTCTCGCCGCTGCCGACCGGACCGAGTCTGACCCAGACCATCGCGCCGAACACGCTCCCGGGCGGCACGCTCGGGCTCGTGTACCTTGTCGGTCTGAACCTCGCCGCGCTGGTCTGTATCGTCAGTGTCTTCGCCATCGGGTACGGGCTGTACGTACGATTCGCCGAGCGGACGGCGGCTTGA
- a CDS encoding 4Fe-4S dicluster domain-containing protein, with product MSEQWTFYFEPDKCIGCHACSVACDVQNDRVDDDNWRNLRHEPTGSFPDYEETAVSSACFHCGDAPCEKVCPTGAITKRESDGIVTVDQDKCIGCHYCGWACPYGAPTYNPDNDGKMSKCHLCLGEGEGDGHGKPPREEQDGDNTPNCVDNCVTDALHAGPVSEMMELASEAAVERFVNGNRRALIEPVEPDSGGD from the coding sequence ATGAGCGAACAGTGGACGTTCTACTTCGAACCCGACAAGTGCATCGGTTGTCACGCCTGTTCGGTCGCGTGTGACGTCCAGAACGACCGCGTCGACGACGACAACTGGCGCAATCTCAGACACGAACCCACGGGCTCGTTCCCGGACTACGAAGAGACGGCCGTGTCGTCGGCGTGTTTCCACTGCGGTGACGCCCCATGTGAGAAAGTCTGTCCGACCGGCGCGATCACCAAACGCGAATCCGACGGGATCGTGACAGTCGATCAGGACAAGTGCATCGGCTGTCACTACTGCGGGTGGGCCTGTCCGTACGGTGCGCCGACGTACAACCCCGACAACGACGGCAAGATGTCGAAGTGTCACCTCTGTCTGGGCGAGGGCGAAGGCGACGGCCACGGCAAACCGCCGCGTGAGGAACAAGACGGCGACAACACGCCCAACTGCGTCGACAACTGCGTGACCGACGCGCTCCACGCCGGGCCGGTCTCGGAAATGATGGAACTGGCGTCCGAGGCGGCCGTCGAACGATTCGTGAACGGGAACCGTCGGGCCCTCATCGAGCCGGTCGAGCCCGACTCGGGAGGTGACTGA
- a CDS encoding molybdopterin-containing oxidoreductase family protein, whose amino-acid sequence MSSENPTVSRRTFLAGSAAAAVAATAGCTGKADRSSEPTPSGDREVVHGNCWICRAECGQEITVEDGRAINLTGVDGHPKASAGQDREGTLCSKGMAQLEKTYNPNRITRPHVRKDGELTAVSWDEAIEYAAEKLAAFHQEHGPERLLRYQGYPIAKHPWHNLLFKNLYGAPLKVGRKTTCHGPFSTSWEWMSGYGREWPDWQNSEYMIAWGRNVMECFRGQYEPKAILDAKENNDATLVCIDPRYTKTAQKADKWIPIKPRTDGALALAMANVIIEEDRYDEAFVENHTHGFDAYREAVEDKTPEWAADITGVDADEIREIARGFARAAPSSVALPWTGLAFQSNGFKNCQNLHALNGLVGNIDREGGTRQWQSASLADPHEKYDLDVPSNHENAPNPADYDDYPFQKHGIRNVSHNLVPRAVRDGHIKGMVSNWSSPPKSGNTQEWLEAIEEMELVIIVDAFWDSDSKRADVVFPGASQIEQPFLKTGGDSSYSTKTWVTGSKAAIDPIGDCKPDYQIYKLLAEALAEEMDTDWDKYFRWESGEAYWDDQLDAIDMSFDELDTQSFAIVSDLEYEQWKGEDGESDFDTVNGKFNFDLDVVEKYAELAEEMGASTAPEWHPPDDEHYGETTDDDDYPLLYNDVFVEQINRGHDQAIGRSVKAYQARYDMEDQGYDGNLLHINPEDAAKRGIQSGDMVRIESTDDEIELMAHVYEGIRPGRVVSLSGFGDTSAHPDGAGANTMILNRERHVEPVTGMTARNHPVEVEKIGGGN is encoded by the coding sequence ATGAGTAGCGAGAACCCGACTGTTTCCCGGCGAACGTTCCTCGCGGGGAGCGCGGCGGCAGCGGTCGCTGCCACAGCAGGCTGTACCGGAAAGGCGGACCGGTCGTCGGAGCCGACTCCGAGTGGCGATCGCGAGGTCGTTCACGGGAACTGCTGGATCTGTCGCGCCGAATGCGGCCAGGAGATCACCGTCGAGGACGGCCGTGCGATCAACCTCACGGGCGTCGACGGCCATCCGAAAGCCAGTGCCGGTCAGGACAGGGAGGGGACGCTCTGTTCGAAGGGGATGGCACAGCTGGAGAAGACCTACAACCCCAACAGGATCACCCGGCCACACGTCCGTAAAGACGGAGAGCTGACCGCGGTGTCCTGGGACGAGGCGATCGAATACGCCGCCGAGAAACTCGCAGCCTTCCATCAGGAGCACGGCCCGGAGCGGCTGCTTCGCTATCAGGGCTATCCGATCGCGAAACACCCCTGGCACAACCTGCTGTTCAAGAACCTCTACGGGGCACCGCTGAAAGTCGGCCGGAAGACGACCTGTCACGGTCCGTTCTCGACGTCCTGGGAGTGGATGTCAGGCTACGGCCGGGAGTGGCCTGACTGGCAGAACTCCGAATATATGATCGCCTGGGGCCGCAACGTGATGGAGTGTTTCCGCGGCCAGTACGAGCCCAAGGCCATCTTGGACGCAAAGGAGAACAACGACGCGACGCTCGTCTGCATCGACCCGCGATATACGAAGACTGCTCAGAAGGCCGATAAGTGGATCCCGATCAAGCCCCGGACCGACGGCGCGCTGGCACTGGCGATGGCCAACGTCATCATCGAGGAGGACCGCTACGACGAGGCGTTCGTCGAGAACCACACGCACGGCTTCGATGCTTACCGGGAGGCCGTCGAAGACAAGACCCCGGAGTGGGCCGCTGATATCACCGGTGTCGACGCCGACGAAATCCGCGAGATCGCACGCGGGTTCGCCAGGGCCGCGCCCAGTTCAGTGGCGCTGCCGTGGACGGGGCTGGCCTTCCAGTCGAACGGCTTCAAGAACTGTCAGAACCTCCACGCGCTGAACGGACTCGTCGGGAATATCGATCGAGAGGGCGGCACGCGACAGTGGCAGTCGGCGTCGCTCGCGGATCCGCACGAGAAATACGACCTCGATGTCCCGTCGAACCACGAGAACGCGCCCAATCCGGCCGATTACGACGACTATCCGTTCCAGAAACACGGGATTCGCAACGTCTCACACAATCTCGTCCCGAGGGCAGTCAGAGACGGCCACATCAAGGGAATGGTCTCGAACTGGTCGTCGCCGCCCAAAAGCGGCAACACCCAGGAGTGGCTCGAGGCGATCGAGGAGATGGAACTGGTCATCATCGTCGACGCGTTCTGGGACAGCGACAGCAAACGCGCCGACGTCGTCTTCCCGGGCGCCTCCCAGATCGAACAGCCGTTCCTCAAGACCGGCGGCGACAGTTCATACAGTACGAAGACGTGGGTGACCGGATCGAAGGCGGCGATCGATCCGATCGGCGACTGCAAGCCGGACTACCAGATCTACAAGCTGCTGGCCGAAGCGCTGGCGGAGGAGATGGACACGGACTGGGACAAGTACTTCCGCTGGGAGAGTGGCGAGGCGTACTGGGACGACCAGCTCGACGCCATCGACATGTCCTTCGACGAGCTCGACACCCAGAGCTTCGCGATCGTCTCGGACCTGGAGTACGAACAGTGGAAGGGCGAGGACGGCGAGAGCGACTTCGATACGGTCAACGGGAAGTTCAACTTCGACCTCGACGTGGTCGAGAAGTACGCCGAACTCGCCGAGGAGATGGGTGCGAGCACAGCACCCGAGTGGCACCCGCCGGACGACGAACACTACGGCGAGACGACCGATGACGACGACTACCCCCTGTTGTACAACGACGTGTTCGTCGAGCAGATCAACAGGGGTCACGATCAGGCGATCGGACGGTCGGTCAAAGCCTACCAGGCACGGTACGATATGGAAGACCAGGGATACGACGGGAACCTGCTCCACATCAATCCGGAGGACGCCGCCAAGCGCGGCATCCAGAGCGGCGACATGGTGCGGATCGAATCGACAGATGACGAAATCGAACTGATGGCACACGTCTACGAGGGCATACGACCCGGCCGGGTCGTGTCTCTGTCAGGGTTCGGCGACACGTCGGCCCACCCGGACGGTGCAGGTGCTAACACGATGATACTCAACCGCGAACGACACGTCGAACCGGTGACGGGAATGACCGCGCGCAACCACCCTGTCGAGGTCGAGAAGATCGGAGGTGGGAACTGA
- a CDS encoding 4Fe-4S ferredoxin N-terminal domain-containing protein — protein sequence MDFPVKKSRGEHRDGASEYDQELGKQMGSDARRVADGEMSQAEFYEKYHERVLEEFGEDKRDPGLEGDADE from the coding sequence ATGGACTTCCCAGTAAAGAAATCGCGTGGCGAACATCGGGACGGCGCTTCCGAATACGATCAGGAGCTCGGGAAGCAGATGGGCAGCGACGCCCGGCGAGTCGCTGACGGCGAGATGAGTCAGGCCGAGTTCTACGAAAAGTACCACGAGCGGGTCCTCGAGGAGTTCGGCGAGGACAAACGCGATCCGGGACTGGAGGGCGACGCCGATGAGTAG
- a CDS encoding helix-turn-helix domain-containing protein yields MTIQNHSEARTIKAVLEIRPSEWCPLTTTGEDVIDAQMLLANDVCHCEFMVDTTGADGDITIEHSSQAHDDPCSCHVFAEFDCVPTIVGVEPDGIVVSVYLPGHDVIWDLVSALKEISERVVLRKIIEEQGTSAERARTIDMESMTDKQRQALELAVEHGYYDQPSEVSLSEIASELDISKQALSQRLATAERRVFTQLFPD; encoded by the coding sequence ATGACTATCCAGAACCACTCCGAGGCGCGCACGATCAAAGCGGTTCTCGAGATCCGTCCGAGCGAGTGGTGTCCACTCACGACGACCGGCGAGGACGTGATCGACGCGCAGATGCTACTCGCCAACGACGTCTGCCACTGCGAGTTCATGGTCGATACGACCGGTGCCGACGGCGATATCACCATCGAACACTCCAGTCAGGCTCACGACGACCCCTGCAGCTGTCACGTGTTTGCGGAATTCGACTGCGTGCCCACGATCGTCGGTGTCGAACCGGACGGCATCGTGGTCAGCGTCTATCTACCCGGTCACGACGTCATCTGGGACCTCGTTTCTGCCCTCAAAGAGATCTCCGAGCGGGTCGTCCTCCGGAAGATCATCGAGGAGCAGGGCACCAGCGCCGAGCGGGCGCGTACGATCGATATGGAGTCGATGACAGACAAACAGCGACAGGCGCTCGAACTCGCCGTCGAACACGGCTACTACGACCAGCCCAGCGAGGTCTCGCTGTCGGAGATTGCCTCGGAACTGGACATCTCCAAACAGGCGCTCTCCCAGCGCCTTGCTACCGCCGAGCGACGGGTTTTCACCCAGCTGTTTCCGGATTAG
- a CDS encoding lysylphosphatidylglycerol synthase transmembrane domain-containing protein, translating to MNGDRTVTVLLFLVALAVLGALVWVAGVEETLTALGRARLPLVAVVVALTVVWLVSWGLSLYVVLGALGAPVSAPKAVLVFTAAMFSNNITPFGQAGGEPVSALLISEAADSEYETGLAAIASVDTLHFVPSIGMALLGVALFGMDAVTASRDLAISIAILVGLFVLVVGTAVLIYHYHHRIEQALATVVTPIARALSRVVPGRTPPGMRAVENRIGSFFESIDRVGADRRALALAGGFSTIGWFTLGVTLWTAVIAVEASIPLAAALVAVPIGLIAGATPLPGGSGAIETAIAAILVSLTPVSNGGAVAAVLVYRLATYWLPTVVGGLVATGLGARTVRSR from the coding sequence ATGAACGGCGACCGGACGGTGACGGTGTTGCTGTTTCTCGTCGCGCTGGCGGTCCTCGGAGCGCTCGTCTGGGTCGCCGGCGTCGAGGAGACGCTGACCGCGCTCGGACGCGCGCGCTTGCCGCTCGTCGCGGTCGTCGTCGCGCTCACGGTCGTGTGGCTCGTCTCCTGGGGACTGTCGTTGTACGTCGTGCTGGGCGCGCTCGGCGCGCCGGTGTCGGCACCGAAGGCCGTGCTCGTGTTCACGGCGGCGATGTTCTCGAACAACATCACGCCGTTCGGACAGGCCGGCGGGGAGCCGGTCAGCGCGCTGCTCATCTCCGAGGCGGCCGACAGCGAGTACGAGACTGGGCTCGCGGCGATCGCCAGCGTCGACACGCTACATTTCGTGCCGTCGATCGGGATGGCGCTTCTCGGAGTGGCGCTGTTCGGGATGGACGCGGTAACGGCCTCCCGGGACCTGGCGATCTCTATCGCGATCCTGGTCGGGCTGTTCGTCCTCGTCGTCGGTACCGCCGTCCTGATCTATCACTACCACCACCGGATCGAGCAGGCGCTCGCGACTGTGGTCACGCCGATCGCTCGCGCCCTCTCGCGGGTGGTTCCCGGCCGCACACCCCCTGGAATGCGAGCCGTCGAGAACCGGATCGGGAGCTTCTTCGAGTCGATCGACCGGGTCGGGGCCGACCGACGGGCGCTCGCTCTCGCGGGCGGGTTCTCGACGATCGGCTGGTTCACGCTCGGCGTGACGCTCTGGACCGCGGTGATCGCCGTCGAGGCCTCGATTCCGCTGGCTGCCGCGCTGGTCGCCGTCCCGATCGGCCTGATCGCCGGAGCGACACCGCTTCCCGGCGGATCCGGTGCGATCGAGACGGCGATCGCCGCGATCCTCGTGTCGCTCACGCCGGTGTCGAACGGCGGTGCCGTCGCTGCCGTCCTCGTCTATCGGCTCGCGACCTACTGGCTCCCGACGGTCGTCGGCGGTCTCGTCGCGACCGGACTCGGGGCCCGAACCGTTCGAAGTCGCTAG
- the thiL gene encoding thiamine-phosphate kinase: protein MDERTMLGLLADRLPRAGDDAAVIDGLVVTIDMLHEATDFPDGTTRYAAGWRAVGASLSDVAAMGADPAAAVAVYGAPEFDDRVLAFVDGARDVCEAVGTEYVGGDLDHHEEFTVATTAVGRTDDPVLRSGARPGDAICVTGTLGRSGAALELFERGETERANGLFRFEPRIEAGRALASHASAMMDSSDGLARSLHQLAEASDCGMAVETPLPIDDAVDSVAGPDERLELGAFFGEDFELVCTIPEKRYPAAKAASPTPLTRIGTVVEDGVTLDGEPMPDRGYTHEG from the coding sequence ATGGACGAGCGGACGATGCTGGGACTGCTCGCCGATCGTCTTCCCCGGGCGGGCGACGACGCGGCCGTGATCGACGGGCTCGTCGTGACGATCGACATGCTCCACGAGGCGACCGACTTCCCCGACGGGACGACCCGATACGCGGCCGGCTGGCGGGCCGTCGGCGCGTCGCTGTCAGACGTGGCCGCGATGGGTGCCGATCCGGCCGCCGCGGTCGCGGTCTACGGCGCGCCCGAATTCGACGACAGGGTTCTGGCGTTCGTCGACGGCGCTCGCGACGTCTGCGAGGCGGTCGGAACCGAGTACGTCGGCGGCGACCTCGACCACCACGAGGAGTTCACCGTCGCGACGACCGCTGTCGGCCGGACCGACGACCCGGTCCTGCGGTCCGGAGCCCGGCCAGGCGACGCGATCTGTGTCACGGGGACGCTCGGCCGCAGCGGGGCGGCGCTCGAACTGTTCGAACGCGGCGAGACCGAGCGGGCGAACGGCCTCTTCCGGTTCGAGCCGCGGATCGAGGCGGGACGCGCGCTCGCGTCCCACGCCAGCGCGATGATGGACTCCAGCGACGGACTGGCCCGCTCGCTTCACCAGCTCGCCGAGGCCAGCGACTGCGGGATGGCCGTCGAGACGCCACTGCCGATCGACGACGCCGTCGACTCGGTCGCCGGTCCGGACGAGCGACTCGAACTCGGCGCGTTCTTCGGCGAGGACTTCGAGCTCGTCTGTACGATCCCCGAGAAGCGCTATCCGGCGGCGAAAGCGGCCTCGCCGACGCCGCTGACCCGGATCGGGACGGTCGTCGAAGACGGCGTCACGCTCGACGGTGAGCCGATGCCGGACCGCGGATACACGCACGAAGGGTGA
- a CDS encoding site-2 protease family protein has translation MSTVSPADAPSVEDLAPVFEVSEVRREGDRVVYVGRPRASPSTVESELAPLFYERGFDLQLAARSGNRAPRHVLVATRRSIGIDGIPWKNIALAFATVLTTLYAGTVWYHIDVTADPLNLLRAWPFSLAILTILGVHEFGHYVTSRIHRVDASLPYFIPIPPPFGTAGAIIRMRGRIPSRKALLDIGASGPLAGIVATVVVTVIGLSLDPIAVPRSVATSDAARIEFAEPLLLRGLAWLTGQPLSYADPTKQLHPLVFAGWLGMLVTFLNLLPVGQLDGGHVLRALAGPRQETVAAAIPAVLFGFAGVLLLFGDVSVEVGIWFVWGVFTTALAFFGPATPMRETPLDRKRQAIGLLTFLVGALCFMPVPFRIIV, from the coding sequence ATGTCGACGGTGTCGCCAGCCGATGCCCCGTCGGTGGAGGATCTCGCTCCCGTGTTCGAGGTGTCCGAGGTTCGCCGCGAGGGCGATCGGGTGGTGTACGTGGGCCGCCCGCGCGCGTCGCCGTCGACCGTCGAATCGGAGCTTGCGCCGCTGTTCTACGAGCGGGGGTTCGATCTGCAACTGGCCGCTCGCTCCGGGAACCGGGCTCCGAGACACGTCCTGGTCGCGACCAGACGCTCGATCGGGATCGACGGGATCCCCTGGAAGAACATCGCGCTCGCGTTCGCGACGGTGCTGACGACGCTGTACGCGGGGACGGTCTGGTATCACATCGACGTGACTGCCGATCCGCTGAACCTGCTGCGAGCGTGGCCGTTCTCGCTCGCGATTCTCACTATTCTCGGCGTCCACGAGTTCGGCCATTACGTTACCAGCCGGATCCACCGGGTCGACGCCAGTCTGCCGTATTTCATCCCGATCCCGCCGCCGTTCGGGACCGCCGGAGCGATCATCCGGATGCGCGGGCGGATTCCCAGCCGGAAGGCACTGCTCGACATCGGCGCGTCCGGACCGCTCGCGGGGATCGTTGCGACTGTCGTCGTGACGGTGATCGGGCTCTCGCTCGATCCGATCGCTGTCCCCCGGTCGGTCGCGACCAGTGACGCCGCCCGCATCGAGTTCGCCGAACCGCTGCTGTTGCGCGGGCTCGCGTGGCTGACCGGCCAGCCGCTGTCGTACGCCGATCCGACGAAACAGCTCCATCCGCTGGTGTTCGCCGGCTGGCTCGGGATGCTGGTGACTTTCCTCAATCTCCTGCCGGTCGGACAGCTCGACGGCGGGCACGTCCTGCGAGCGCTGGCCGGGCCGCGTCAGGAGACCGTCGCCGCCGCGATCCCGGCGGTGCTGTTCGGGTTCGCCGGCGTTCTGCTGTTGTTCGGTGACGTCTCCGTCGAGGTCGGCATCTGGTTCGTCTGGGGCGTGTTCACCACTGCGCTGGCGTTTTTCGGCCCGGCGACGCCGATGCGGGAGACGCCTCTCGACCGCAAGCGTCAGGCTATCGGTCTGCTCACGTTTCTGGTCGGCGCGCTCTGTTTCATGCCGGTCCCGTTCCGGATCATCGTCTAG
- a CDS encoding DUF7123 family protein yields MSATTQPSPDSAEPESTASKEERLRSYLREKVAENGELYFKSKFIADEVGLSPKEIGALMVKLTESASDLEVEKWSYTSATTWRIEPV; encoded by the coding sequence ATGAGTGCGACGACACAGCCCTCCCCTGACAGTGCCGAGCCGGAGTCGACAGCGTCCAAAGAGGAGCGTCTCCGCTCGTATCTCCGCGAGAAGGTCGCCGAGAACGGCGAGCTCTACTTCAAAAGCAAGTTCATCGCCGACGAGGTCGGCCTCTCCCCGAAGGAGATCGGTGCGCTGATGGTCAAGCTCACGGAGTCGGCGAGCGACCTCGAGGTCGAGAAGTGGTCCTACACGAGCGCGACAACCTGGCGGATCGAACCCGTGTGA
- a CDS encoding molybdopterin synthase: MHVLGVVGYSDTGKTTLLEELAERLAERGRVATVKHLHEFDIDVEGKDTARHRAAGADRTYGIIDDGEWFATGSDRTLQGTLEDLAPEFDYALVEGFSRVPIPQVVVGDRDHAGEALATAPDADAIDVDEVIEALDATEPFETLGSLVRRVKDDPAAERAGAIATFTGQVRAKDAPGDDRTEHLTFEKYEGVAEQRLADIERALESRDGVLSVELHHRTGTIEAGEDIVFVVVLAGHRTEAFEAVSDGIDRLKEDVPIFKKEITVEDSFWVHER, from the coding sequence ATGCACGTACTGGGTGTCGTCGGCTACTCCGATACCGGGAAGACGACGCTGCTCGAGGAACTGGCAGAGCGTCTGGCCGAGCGCGGGCGCGTGGCGACGGTCAAACACCTCCACGAGTTCGATATCGATGTCGAGGGCAAGGATACGGCCCGCCACCGCGCGGCCGGGGCCGACCGGACGTACGGGATCATCGATGACGGCGAGTGGTTCGCCACGGGATCGGATCGGACGCTTCAGGGGACGCTCGAAGACCTCGCGCCGGAATTCGACTACGCGCTCGTCGAGGGGTTCAGTCGGGTCCCGATCCCGCAGGTCGTCGTCGGTGACCGAGATCACGCCGGCGAGGCGCTGGCGACTGCACCGGACGCCGACGCGATCGATGTCGACGAGGTCATCGAGGCGCTGGACGCGACGGAGCCGTTCGAGACGCTCGGATCGCTCGTCCGGCGCGTCAAAGACGACCCCGCGGCCGAACGCGCCGGAGCGATCGCGACGTTCACCGGTCAGGTCCGAGCGAAAGACGCACCCGGCGACGATCGAACCGAACACCTGACCTTCGAGAAGTACGAGGGCGTCGCCGAGCAGCGACTCGCGGATATCGAGCGTGCGCTCGAATCACGGGACGGCGTGCTGTCGGTCGAACTCCACCACCGGACCGGAACGATCGAAGCGGGCGAGGACATCGTCTTCGTCGTCGTGCTCGCGGGCCACCGCACGGAGGCGTTCGAGGCCGTCTCGGACGGGATCGACCGGCTCAAGGAAGACGTCCCGATATTCAAAAAAGAGATCACCGTCGAGGACTCCTTCTGGGTGCACGAGCGGTGA